A single genomic interval of Lewinellaceae bacterium harbors:
- a CDS encoding adenosylcobalamin-dependent ribonucleoside-diphosphate reductase: MARPKVDTRVKKKTYTYDEALKASIDYFDGDELAASVWINKYALKDSDGNLYEQTPADMHRRIAAEIARVEQRYPNPVTEEKLFHVLDHFRYIVPQGSPMAGIGNRLQVSSLSNCFVIGSQADSYGGIMKSDEEQVQLMKRRGGVGHDLSHLRPKGAPVKNSALTSTGIAPFMERFSNSTREVAQGGRRGALMLSIAIKHPDAEDFIDAKLERGKVTGANISVRIDDDFMRAVKANGKYNQQFPIISKDPRVKQSIDAAPLWNKIIHNAWKSAEPGVLFWDTILNESVPDCYADQGFQTVSTNPCGEIPLCPYDSCRLLAINLYSYVHEPFTDLAVFDFNLFAEHVQLAQRMMDDIIDLELEKIDAIMEKIDADPESTEIKSTERHLWEKIREMCIKGRRTGVGITAEGDMLAALGLQYGSDEAIEFAVKVHQTLAVNAYRSSVTMAKERGGFPIFDANKEKKNPFINRLKDADAELYEDMLKYGRRNIALLTIAPTGTTSLMTQTTSGIEPAFMISYKRRRKVNPSDKEANVSFIDEVGDHWEEFHVLHHKFRTWLESQGYDVHKVARMSSTELDGLIKRSPYYKATANDVDWVQKVKMQGAIQKWVDHSISVTVNVPENTTEDMVNKIYLTAWESGCKGCTIYREGSRAGVLVSDKEKKEEKKAVAGFPSKRPDKLDAAVVRFKNNDEDWLAVIGLVDDRPYEIFTGRAHDTFRLPNYVTSGWVIRKKDEEGHKRYDFQFKDRDGYKVTIEGLSRSFDKVYWNYAKLISGVLRHGMPLNQVVDLVDGLNVEDDYINTWKNGVVRALKQFIPDGTKAADSTCPQCDDPDGLMYKEGCLMCKSCGYSKCG, encoded by the coding sequence CGATGAAGCCCTGAAAGCCAGTATCGATTACTTCGACGGAGATGAACTTGCTGCAAGTGTATGGATCAACAAATACGCTCTGAAAGATTCTGACGGCAACCTGTACGAGCAGACCCCTGCCGACATGCACCGCCGCATCGCCGCCGAGATCGCCCGCGTCGAACAACGTTATCCCAATCCGGTCACCGAAGAAAAACTCTTCCACGTACTGGATCATTTCAGATACATCGTCCCCCAGGGAAGTCCCATGGCCGGCATCGGTAACCGCCTCCAGGTATCTTCCCTGTCCAACTGCTTCGTGATCGGCAGCCAGGCCGATTCCTACGGCGGTATTATGAAGTCCGATGAGGAGCAGGTGCAGCTGATGAAACGCCGCGGCGGCGTCGGCCACGACCTGTCCCATCTGCGTCCGAAAGGTGCTCCGGTAAAAAACAGTGCCCTGACTTCCACCGGTATTGCACCCTTCATGGAGCGCTTTTCCAATTCCACCCGTGAAGTAGCCCAGGGTGGCCGCCGTGGAGCCCTGATGCTGTCCATCGCCATCAAACACCCCGATGCCGAAGATTTTATCGATGCCAAACTGGAGCGTGGCAAAGTAACCGGAGCCAATATCTCCGTGCGCATCGACGATGATTTTATGCGTGCCGTAAAAGCCAACGGAAAATATAACCAGCAGTTTCCCATCATCAGTAAGGATCCCCGTGTCAAGCAGTCCATCGATGCCGCCCCGCTGTGGAACAAGATCATCCACAATGCCTGGAAATCTGCCGAGCCCGGCGTCCTTTTCTGGGACACCATCCTGAACGAATCGGTGCCGGATTGTTATGCTGACCAGGGTTTCCAGACCGTATCGACCAATCCCTGCGGTGAGATCCCGCTCTGTCCGTACGACAGCTGCCGCCTGCTGGCCATCAACTTGTACAGCTACGTTCACGAGCCTTTTACGGACCTGGCTGTCTTTGACTTCAACCTGTTTGCCGAGCACGTACAGCTCGCCCAGCGCATGATGGACGATATCATCGACCTGGAGCTGGAGAAGATTGACGCCATTATGGAAAAGATCGATGCCGACCCAGAGTCTACGGAGATCAAATCCACCGAGCGGCACCTGTGGGAGAAGATCCGCGAGATGTGTATCAAAGGCCGCCGTACCGGCGTAGGCATCACCGCCGAAGGCGATATGCTTGCTGCCCTGGGACTGCAGTATGGCAGCGACGAAGCCATCGAATTTGCTGTAAAAGTACACCAGACATTAGCTGTTAATGCTTACCGCTCCTCCGTCACTATGGCCAAAGAGCGCGGCGGTTTCCCCATCTTTGACGCCAACAAAGAGAAAAAGAACCCATTCATTAATCGATTGAAAGATGCCGATGCGGAATTATACGAAGACATGCTGAAATACGGCCGTCGCAACATCGCGCTGTTGACCATTGCCCCTACCGGCACCACCAGCCTGATGACGCAGACCACCTCCGGCATTGAGCCGGCCTTCATGATCAGCTACAAGCGTCGCCGTAAGGTGAATCCTTCCGACAAGGAAGCCAACGTGTCCTTTATCGACGAGGTCGGCGACCACTGGGAAGAATTCCACGTACTGCACCATAAATTCCGCACCTGGCTAGAGAGTCAGGGCTACGATGTCCATAAAGTGGCCCGCATGTCCAGTACTGAGCTGGATGGCCTCATCAAGCGGTCACCCTACTACAAGGCTACCGCCAACGATGTGGACTGGGTCCAGAAAGTGAAGATGCAGGGCGCCATCCAGAAATGGGTGGATCACTCCATCAGCGTGACCGTGAATGTACCGGAAAATACCACCGAGGATATGGTCAACAAGATCTACCTCACGGCCTGGGAGAGTGGTTGCAAAGGCTGCACCATCTACCGCGAAGGTTCCCGCGCCGGTGTCCTGGTCAGCGACAAAGAGAAAAAAGAAGAGAAGAAAGCGGTTGCCGGATTCCCCTCCAAGCGTCCCGACAAACTAGATGCTGCCGTGGTCCGCTTCAAGAACAACGACGAAGACTGGCTGGCCGTCATCGGCCTGGTCGATGATCGCCCCTACGAGATCTTTACCGGACGGGCTCACGATACGTTCCGTTTGCCAAACTACGTGACCAGCGGCTGGGTCATTCGCAAGAAGGATGAGGAAGGCCACAAGCGTTACGACTTCCAGTTTAAGGACCGTGATGGCTACAAGGTAACCATCGAGGGGCTGAGCCGCTCTTTCGACAAGGTGTACTGGAACTATGCCAAGCTGATCTCCGGCGTTCTCCGTCACGGCATGCCGCTGAATCAGGTGGTCGACCTGGTGGATGGCTTAAACGTAGAAGACGATTACATCAACACTTGGAAGAACGGCGTAGTCCGTGCTCTGAAACAGTTTATTCCAGACGGCACCAAAGCAGCGGACTCTACCTGCCCGCAGTGCGACGATCCGGACGGCCTGATGTATAAGGAAGGCTGCCTGATGTGCAAGAGCTGCGGCTATTCCAAGTGTGGCTGA